A portion of the Bifidobacterium lemurum genome contains these proteins:
- a CDS encoding S1C family serine protease: MGTPVAADQAQDTTVASDTPDYAAAAGEQTVVSSAPTTDTASQGAQYRPAPEYGAYGPTPTQSAPTGQQSAPAGGQSQQNGAPTSIFGFGQPRQDGAQNNRNPYANAGNGNPFFTPQNQRPQQSGAPTGGAVPPQSGMPQNAGKPGGSRPHASSGTVKSVTIAVIAALVSAALCLGLGYAAITGGWVTVPTSSSLSNVTSNKSGSGSATAKTGEATDWKAVASEVSDSVVAIQAVLENGTSKGSGAILDSDGNIVTNNHVISGAQQIEVTLASGAIYSATLVGSDTTTDLAVIKLDNPPSDLKGVEFADSDQLAVGEDVMAIGNPLGYDDTATTGIVSALNRPVTVMDDETNSQIVTNAVQLDAAINPGNSGGPTFNAAGQVIGINSAIATASSSSSSSSGSIGIGFAIPSNLVKRVTDEILETGSVTHVALGVTISSSTVEADGVTRGCALITSSASRSAVVSGGPADQAGLQEGDSIVAYNGNAVNNMYSLLGYVRAAAMGDEVTLTIVRNGNTMDVNVTLDQEEEAVTGSNRSESNSQNSQNDQNDQNSQGNGNSGNGDDGSLSDPFGLW; encoded by the coding sequence ATGGGCACGCCGGTCGCCGCGGATCAGGCGCAGGACACGACGGTCGCATCCGACACCCCGGATTATGCCGCGGCGGCGGGCGAACAGACCGTCGTGTCCTCCGCGCCGACCACTGATACGGCATCGCAAGGCGCGCAGTATCGCCCCGCGCCCGAATACGGCGCGTACGGCCCCACCCCCACGCAGTCTGCCCCGACCGGGCAGCAGTCCGCCCCGGCCGGCGGCCAGTCCCAGCAGAACGGTGCCCCGACCTCGATTTTCGGGTTCGGGCAGCCCCGGCAGGACGGCGCGCAGAACAATCGCAATCCGTACGCCAACGCGGGCAACGGCAACCCCTTCTTCACTCCGCAGAATCAGCGGCCCCAGCAGTCCGGCGCACCGACCGGCGGCGCGGTCCCCCCGCAGTCCGGCATGCCGCAGAACGCGGGCAAGCCGGGCGGTTCCCGTCCGCACGCCAGCAGCGGCACGGTGAAGAGCGTGACGATCGCGGTGATCGCCGCGCTGGTCTCCGCCGCGCTGTGCCTTGGCCTCGGCTATGCGGCCATCACCGGCGGTTGGGTGACGGTGCCGACGTCCAGCTCACTGTCGAACGTCACCTCGAACAAGTCCGGCTCCGGCTCCGCCACGGCGAAAACCGGTGAGGCGACCGACTGGAAGGCCGTGGCCAGTGAGGTCTCCGACTCCGTGGTCGCCATCCAAGCCGTCCTGGAGAACGGCACCTCCAAAGGCTCCGGCGCGATCCTCGACTCGGACGGCAATATCGTGACCAACAACCACGTGATCTCCGGCGCGCAGCAGATTGAGGTGACGTTGGCGAGCGGCGCGATATACTCCGCCACGCTGGTCGGCTCCGACACCACCACCGATCTGGCGGTGATCAAGCTCGACAACCCGCCGAGCGATCTGAAGGGCGTGGAATTCGCCGACTCGGACCAGCTTGCGGTGGGCGAGGACGTGATGGCCATCGGCAACCCGCTGGGCTATGACGACACCGCCACCACCGGCATCGTCTCCGCGCTGAACCGTCCGGTGACCGTGATGGACGACGAAACCAACTCCCAGATCGTGACCAACGCGGTGCAGCTCGACGCGGCCATCAACCCCGGCAACTCCGGCGGTCCGACCTTCAACGCGGCCGGCCAGGTGATCGGCATCAACTCGGCGATCGCCACGGCCAGCTCCTCCTCCAGCTCGTCCTCCGGATCGATCGGCATCGGCTTCGCGATTCCGTCCAACCTGGTCAAGCGAGTGACCGACGAGATCCTCGAAACCGGTTCGGTCACGCATGTGGCCCTGGGCGTGACCATCTCCTCGTCCACGGTCGAGGCTGACGGCGTGACCCGCGGTTGCGCGCTGATCACCAGCTCGGCCTCCCGTTCGGCGGTCGTCTCCGGCGGCCCCGCCGATCAGGCCGGCCTGCAGGAGGGCGACTCCATCGTGGCCTACAACGGCAACGCGGTGAACAACATGTACTCGCTGCTCGGGTACGTGCGCGCCGCCGCCATGGGCGACGAAGTGACGCTCACCATCGTGCGCAACGGCAACACCATGGATGTGAACGTGACGCTCGACCAGGAAGAGGAGGCCGTGACCGGCTCCAACAGGTCCGAGTCGAACAGCCAGAACAGCCAGAATGATCAGAACGACCAGAACAGCCAGGGCAACGGCAACAGCGGTAACGGCGACGACGGCAGCCTGAGCGATCCGTTCGGCCTGTGGTAA
- a CDS encoding aldo/keto reductase, translating to MFEPTNEYHPNPDRYADMTYNRCGDAGLKLPAISLGCWHNFGDITPYDRMKELTFTAFDHGITHFDLANNYGPEPGSAEKNVGRLIREYFKPYRDELIISTKAGYEMWSGPYGDLGSRKYLLASLDQSLTRLGLDYVDIFYHHRPDPETPLEETMGALASAVTSGKALYVGLSNYDGERLERAAAILSDLRVPFVINQNCYNIFDRTVERNGLKDTAARLGKGIITFCPLAQGMLTNRYLNGIPTDSRIKTDGRFLQADALSESKLAAIRALNDLAAQRGQTLAEMSLAWLLHDGIVTSVLAGASKPEQILDNIGALSNTTFTDEELRLIDEISQTA from the coding sequence ATGTTCGAACCCACCAACGAATACCACCCCAACCCCGACCGCTACGCGGACATGACCTACAACCGCTGCGGCGACGCCGGCCTCAAACTGCCGGCCATCTCACTCGGATGCTGGCACAACTTCGGCGACATCACGCCATACGACCGCATGAAGGAGCTCACGTTCACCGCCTTCGACCACGGCATCACCCACTTCGATCTGGCCAACAACTACGGCCCGGAGCCGGGCAGCGCCGAGAAGAACGTAGGCCGGCTGATCCGCGAGTATTTCAAGCCATACCGCGATGAGCTCATCATCAGCACCAAGGCGGGCTACGAGATGTGGTCCGGCCCTTACGGCGATCTGGGCTCGCGCAAATACCTGCTCGCCTCGCTCGACCAGAGCCTGACCCGCCTTGGGCTCGACTATGTGGACATCTTCTACCACCACCGTCCCGATCCCGAAACGCCGCTCGAGGAGACGATGGGCGCGTTGGCGAGCGCCGTGACCAGCGGCAAGGCGCTGTACGTGGGCCTGTCGAACTACGACGGTGAGCGGCTGGAGCGGGCGGCGGCGATTCTGTCCGATCTGCGCGTGCCGTTCGTCATCAACCAGAACTGCTACAACATCTTCGACCGCACGGTGGAGCGCAATGGATTGAAGGACACCGCCGCGCGTCTGGGCAAGGGCATCATCACGTTCTGCCCGCTGGCGCAGGGCATGCTCACCAACCGTTACCTGAACGGCATTCCCACCGATTCACGCATCAAGACGGACGGACGCTTCCTGCAGGCCGACGCGCTGAGCGAGTCGAAACTGGCCGCGATCCGCGCGCTCAACGATCTGGCCGCGCAGCGCGGGCAGACGCTGGCAGAGATGTCGCTCGCCTGGCTGCTGCACGACGGCATCGTCACCTCGGTGCTGGCCGGCGCGTCGAAACCCGAGCAGATCCTCGACAATATCGGAGCGCTGAGCAACACGACGTTCACCGACGAGGAGCTGCGCCTGATCGACGAGATTTCGCAGACAGCCTAA
- a CDS encoding FAD-dependent oxidoreductase — protein sequence MTENTELRIAVIGAGPAGVYSSDIFLRQLGKLGEELGLGTKARIDLFEKLPVPFGLVRYGVAPDHPSIKFIADALEKTLDNPDIHLYCDVEFGKDVTLDELLARYDAVLFATGAIKDKPLNLPGADLDGVYGAAKFVEWYDGYPMGAREWPLTAEQVAVIGGGNVAMDVARELVRNADDLKAKTDIPDNVYEGIGKNQAKELHLFIRRGVAQAKFSVQELREMEKLPGVQLIIDEDDFDLDEETIEVAGKDKLTRQMVEELFTIREMALDMEDDGDVDFEGNPADRKYYVHFNSAPTEVLGEDGKVVAIRVERTETSADGKMSRTGEFTDYPVQAVYHAIGYQPAEAPGIAYDGKGAHLANANGDGRITTEAAGGEVRERLYATGWAKRGPVGLIGSTKSDALAIVTNMLEDLAKAAEGGRVAEDRDPESIDRLLEGRGVKPIDFAGWKKVDAYERAEGAKEGREHKKVIDPDQMRELAHA from the coding sequence GTGACTGAAAATACTGAACTTCGCATTGCCGTTATCGGCGCCGGCCCCGCCGGCGTCTACTCCTCCGACATCTTCCTGCGCCAGCTGGGCAAGCTCGGCGAGGAACTGGGCCTGGGCACCAAGGCGCGCATCGACCTGTTCGAGAAGCTGCCCGTGCCGTTCGGTCTGGTCCGCTACGGTGTAGCCCCCGACCACCCGTCCATCAAATTCATCGCCGACGCGCTCGAGAAGACGCTCGACAACCCCGACATCCACCTGTACTGCGACGTGGAGTTCGGCAAGGACGTGACGCTGGACGAGCTGCTCGCCCGCTATGACGCCGTGCTGTTCGCCACCGGCGCGATCAAGGACAAGCCGCTGAACCTGCCGGGCGCCGACCTCGACGGCGTGTACGGCGCGGCCAAATTCGTCGAATGGTACGACGGCTACCCCATGGGCGCGCGCGAATGGCCGCTGACCGCCGAGCAAGTCGCCGTGATCGGCGGCGGCAACGTGGCCATGGACGTGGCCCGCGAGCTCGTGCGCAACGCCGACGACCTCAAGGCCAAAACCGATATCCCCGACAACGTCTACGAGGGCATCGGCAAGAACCAGGCCAAGGAGCTGCATCTGTTCATCCGCCGCGGCGTGGCCCAGGCCAAGTTCAGCGTGCAGGAGCTGCGCGAGATGGAGAAGCTGCCCGGCGTGCAGCTCATCATCGACGAGGACGATTTCGACCTCGACGAGGAGACCATCGAGGTGGCCGGCAAGGACAAGCTCACCCGCCAGATGGTCGAGGAGCTGTTCACCATCCGCGAGATGGCTTTGGATATGGAGGACGACGGCGACGTCGACTTCGAAGGCAATCCCGCCGATCGCAAATACTATGTGCACTTCAACTCCGCCCCCACCGAGGTGCTGGGCGAGGACGGCAAGGTGGTCGCGATCCGCGTGGAACGCACCGAAACCAGCGCCGACGGCAAGATGAGCCGCACCGGCGAATTCACCGACTATCCGGTTCAGGCCGTGTACCACGCCATCGGCTACCAGCCCGCCGAAGCGCCCGGCATCGCCTACGATGGCAAGGGCGCGCATCTGGCCAACGCCAACGGCGACGGCCGCATCACCACCGAAGCCGCCGGCGGCGAAGTGCGTGAGCGCCTGTACGCCACCGGTTGGGCCAAGCGTGGTCCGGTGGGCCTGATCGGCTCCACCAAGTCCGACGCGCTCGCCATCGTGACCAATATGCTCGAGGATTTGGCCAAGGCCGCCGAGGGTGGTCGCGTGGCCGAGGACCGCGATCCCGAATCCATCGACCGTCTGCTGGAGGGCCGCGGCGTCAAGCCGATCGACTTCGCCGGCTGGAAGAAGGTCGATGCCTACGAGCGTGCCGAGGGCGCGAAGGAAGGCCGCGAGCACAAGAAGGTCATCGACCCCGACCAGATGCGCGAATTGGCCCACGCCTGA
- the tgt gene encoding tRNA guanosine(34) transglycosylase Tgt encodes MTDFLNQPIGAAPGQPGDRTAFSFETITRLPGSPDGKGRGGTRYGRTGIIHTPHGDIRTPAFVPVATQAAMKAVLPETMRQLGAQCLLSNAFHLFERPGEDVLDAAGGLGRFMNWSGPTFTDSGGFQVLSLGSGFKKTLAMDVTGMKSDDVIAEGKERLAFVDEDGVTFKSPLNGDRHRFSAEISMGIQHKIGADIMFAFDELTTLMNTRGYQEQSVERTYRWAQRCVAEHERLTAERLGKPYQALYGVVQGANYEDLRRHAAEQIASLDFDGVGIGGALEKRIIGDICAWICDAMPENRPRHVLGIASVDDIFACVENGGDTFDCVAPARCGRNGAIFTRHGRYNVKRAEFKTDFGPLEDGCECYTCRNYSKAYVDHLLRAREFNGFTLATIHNEYFFIKLLDDIRASIDGGYFEEFRDESLAHFYGA; translated from the coding sequence ATGACCGACTTCCTGAACCAACCCATCGGTGCCGCGCCCGGCCAGCCGGGCGACCGGACCGCCTTCTCATTCGAAACCATCACCCGCCTGCCCGGCTCGCCCGACGGCAAAGGACGGGGCGGGACGCGCTACGGACGCACCGGCATCATCCACACCCCCCACGGCGATATACGCACCCCCGCCTTCGTGCCGGTGGCGACGCAGGCTGCGATGAAGGCGGTGCTGCCGGAGACCATGCGGCAGCTCGGCGCGCAATGCCTGCTGTCCAACGCCTTCCACCTGTTCGAAAGGCCCGGCGAGGACGTGCTTGACGCGGCCGGCGGTCTGGGACGGTTCATGAACTGGAGCGGCCCCACCTTCACCGATTCGGGAGGATTCCAAGTGCTCTCGCTCGGATCGGGTTTCAAAAAGACGCTGGCGATGGACGTGACCGGCATGAAATCGGACGATGTGATCGCCGAAGGCAAGGAACGTCTCGCCTTCGTGGACGAAGACGGCGTCACGTTCAAATCCCCCCTGAACGGCGACCGCCACCGTTTCTCCGCGGAGATCTCGATGGGCATCCAGCACAAAATCGGCGCGGACATCATGTTCGCGTTCGACGAGCTGACCACGCTGATGAACACGCGCGGCTATCAGGAGCAGTCCGTGGAGCGCACCTACCGCTGGGCCCAACGCTGCGTGGCCGAGCACGAGCGGCTCACCGCCGAACGTCTGGGCAAGCCGTACCAGGCGCTGTACGGCGTGGTGCAAGGAGCGAACTACGAGGACCTGCGCCGGCATGCGGCCGAACAGATCGCCTCGCTCGACTTCGACGGCGTGGGCATCGGCGGCGCGCTGGAGAAGCGCATCATCGGCGACATCTGCGCGTGGATCTGCGACGCGATGCCCGAAAACCGGCCTCGACATGTGCTCGGCATCGCCTCGGTGGACGACATCTTCGCCTGCGTGGAGAACGGCGGCGACACCTTCGACTGCGTGGCACCGGCAAGATGCGGCCGCAACGGCGCGATTTTCACGCGGCACGGACGGTACAACGTCAAGCGCGCCGAATTCAAAACGGATTTCGGGCCGTTGGAGGACGGCTGCGAATGCTATACATGCCGGAATTATTCGAAGGCGTATGTGGACCACCTGCTGCGCGCCCGCGAATTCAACGGATTCACGCTGGCGACGATCCACAACGAGTATTTCTTCATCAAACTGCTCGACGATATCCGCGCCTCGATCGACGGAGGCTATTTCGAGGAGTTCCGCGACGAATCGCTGGCGCATTTCTATGGGGCATAG
- a CDS encoding heavy metal translocating P-type ATPase: MTDRDAQACETAVSDALKTDARRRKEGLAESKSTGSETPARDAHFRTVPVDEVALGDVVIVLPGETVPVDGELLSGSATLDLSNINGEPVPREIFAGARVMSGAVNGSTTLTMRATQVAGDSQYQRIMSLVASAQESRPAVVKTADRLAVPFTVLALVIAGVAWAMAGDPTRFAQVLVLATPCPLLIAAPVAYVAGTGRLAKAGVLIKTQDVLETLGRVGHVFFDKTGTLTVKQPQVVRVEMLPGLDTRLNQDHVLMMAGVVENYSVHILAKGIAKAGLEALARLDQRFADGQRNCPERDFPGHGREHPVVKNIVEDAGKGVSGEVNGHRVRVGRLAFANESQDGFQPVTHDDQPARTIELATGETRLTSETIRSRFGALAPDEMATYVSVDGQLVARIVLRDVPRANAKRALAQLRELGVESLTMLTGDKASSARIIADEVGIDDVQAELFPEDKVNAVRKATAMTESGSRHTVTMMVGDGVNDAPVLAAADIGMAITDGTSTAASESAQVVIMNDDIASVPRAIAIARRTRRVMLQAVLLGLGLALVGMIAAAFNLIPVVLGAFLQEAIDVVSILWALTVLIDRD, from the coding sequence ATCACCGACCGCGACGCGCAGGCCTGCGAAACCGCCGTCTCCGACGCTCTCAAAACGGATGCGCGCAGGCGGAAAGAGGGACTTGCGGAATCGAAATCCACAGGCTCCGAGACTCCGGCGCGCGACGCGCATTTTCGCACGGTTCCGGTCGACGAAGTGGCGCTTGGCGATGTGGTGATCGTGCTGCCGGGCGAAACCGTGCCCGTGGACGGCGAACTGCTGTCCGGATCCGCCACGCTCGACCTGAGCAACATCAACGGCGAACCCGTGCCGCGGGAGATCTTCGCGGGGGCGCGCGTGATGTCGGGCGCGGTGAACGGTTCGACCACGCTCACCATGCGCGCCACGCAGGTGGCCGGAGACTCGCAATACCAGCGGATCATGTCGTTGGTCGCCTCCGCCCAGGAATCACGGCCCGCCGTGGTGAAAACCGCCGACCGTCTCGCCGTGCCGTTCACCGTGCTCGCGCTGGTCATCGCCGGCGTGGCATGGGCGATGGCCGGCGATCCCACGCGATTCGCCCAAGTGCTGGTGCTCGCCACCCCGTGCCCGTTGCTGATCGCCGCGCCGGTGGCCTATGTGGCCGGCACGGGCCGTCTCGCCAAGGCCGGAGTACTGATCAAAACGCAGGACGTTCTGGAGACGCTCGGCCGCGTGGGGCATGTGTTCTTCGACAAAACCGGCACGCTGACCGTCAAGCAGCCGCAGGTGGTACGCGTGGAGATGCTGCCGGGCTTGGACACGCGCCTCAACCAGGACCATGTGCTGATGATGGCCGGCGTGGTGGAGAACTATTCCGTGCATATCCTCGCCAAAGGCATCGCCAAAGCCGGTTTGGAGGCGTTGGCGCGTCTCGACCAGCGTTTCGCCGACGGGCAGCGCAACTGTCCGGAACGCGACTTTCCCGGCCATGGCCGTGAGCATCCGGTGGTCAAAAACATCGTGGAGGACGCCGGCAAAGGCGTGAGCGGCGAGGTCAACGGGCATCGGGTGCGTGTGGGGCGGCTAGCCTTCGCCAACGAATCCCAGGACGGCTTCCAGCCCGTGACGCATGACGATCAGCCGGCGCGCACCATCGAATTGGCCACGGGCGAGACCAGATTGACCTCCGAGACGATTCGTAGCCGCTTCGGCGCGCTCGCTCCGGACGAAATGGCCACCTATGTGTCCGTCGACGGGCAGCTGGTCGCGCGCATCGTGCTGCGCGACGTGCCGCGCGCCAACGCGAAGCGGGCGTTGGCGCAGCTGCGCGAGCTGGGCGTGGAGTCGCTCACCATGCTCACCGGCGACAAGGCCTCGTCGGCGCGCATCATCGCCGACGAGGTGGGCATCGACGATGTGCAGGCCGAACTCTTCCCCGAAGATAAGGTCAACGCGGTGCGCAAGGCCACGGCGATGACGGAATCCGGTTCGCGACATACGGTGACGATGATGGTGGGCGATGGCGTCAACGACGCCCCAGTGCTCGCCGCCGCCGATATCGGCATGGCCATCACCGACGGCACGTCGACCGCCGCTTCCGAATCCGCCCAGGTGGTGATCATGAACGACGACATCGCCTCCGTGCCGCGGGCCATCGCCATCGCCCGCCGCACCCGCCGCGTGATGCTGCAGGCCGTACTGCTCGGGCTTGGTCTGGCGCTGGTCGGCATGATCGCCGCCGCGTTCAACCTGATTCCGGTGGTCCTTGGCGCGTTCCTGCAGGAGGCCATTGACGTGGTGAGCATTCTATGGGCGTTGACTGTGCTCATCGACCGCGACTGA
- a CDS encoding drug/metabolite transporter permease, with protein MGKANESGKANESGKPGESGALGELANGRSHVISSRATAVGLLAILLWSLMVALVRIVTDAFGATLGTAMVYTTGVVLLMIFHRPAPLKAYPKRYLLVGGALFVFYETAISLSIGLASTATQSVEVSLVNYLWPTMMVLLAAALAKPRSQDEKQDNGERDGNHGSERATKHAVLRVLPGAIVATCGVVLSVGGNSGLDWQVAAANIASNPLPYLLAFAGAFAWAVYAVITPVLSEGQDGTSVFFPCVAVVLWVIHFASGEGLPAAMPQVGSWLAVPAAAAVIAGGYACWGYGILHGSLSKLAVASYATPLLSVAASALLLGLSLSVPFWCGAVLVVAGSLLNWRANRG; from the coding sequence ATGGGCAAGGCGAATGAGTCAGGCAAGGCGAATGAGTCAGGAAAACCGGGCGAGTCGGGTGCGCTGGGCGAGCTGGCGAACGGCCGTAGTCATGTGATTTCCTCGCGGGCGACCGCGGTGGGGCTGTTGGCGATCCTGCTGTGGAGCCTGATGGTCGCGCTGGTGCGCATCGTGACCGACGCCTTCGGCGCCACGCTCGGCACGGCGATGGTGTACACCACCGGCGTGGTGCTGCTCATGATCTTCCACCGCCCTGCTCCGCTCAAGGCCTATCCCAAGCGCTATCTGCTCGTCGGCGGCGCGCTGTTCGTGTTCTACGAGACGGCGATCTCCCTGTCCATCGGCCTGGCCTCCACCGCCACGCAATCCGTGGAGGTGAGCCTCGTCAATTACCTGTGGCCCACGATGATGGTGCTGCTTGCCGCCGCGCTCGCCAAACCCCGCAGTCAGGACGAAAAACAGGACAACGGTGAACGCGACGGCAACCACGGCAGCGAACGCGCCACCAAACACGCGGTGTTGCGTGTGCTGCCGGGCGCGATCGTCGCCACTTGCGGCGTGGTGCTGTCCGTCGGTGGCAACAGCGGCCTCGACTGGCAGGTCGCCGCCGCCAACATCGCCTCGAATCCGCTGCCTTATCTGCTCGCCTTCGCGGGCGCGTTCGCCTGGGCCGTCTACGCCGTGATCACGCCCGTGCTGTCCGAAGGGCAGGACGGCACCTCCGTGTTCTTCCCCTGTGTGGCCGTGGTGTTGTGGGTCATCCACTTCGCCTCGGGCGAGGGACTGCCCGCCGCCATGCCGCAGGTCGGCTCCTGGCTGGCGGTGCCGGCCGCGGCCGCCGTGATCGCCGGCGGATACGCCTGCTGGGGATACGGCATTCTGCACGGCAGCCTGAGCAAACTCGCCGTGGCCTCCTACGCCACGCCGCTGCTCTCAGTGGCCGCCAGCGCCCTGCTGCTGGGATTGTCGCTATCCGTGCCGTTCTGGTGCGGCGCCGTGCTGGTGGTGGCCGGCTCGTTGCTCAACTGGCGAGCCAACCGCGGCTGA
- the htpX gene encoding zinc metalloprotease HtpX — protein MNGKMQVHGHYNGLKTTLLFALMWGVIMLIWWATGGQRSTLSIYIVIGLITTFGSYWFSDKLAIASMGAREVSEQEAPEIYAIVRELSATAGKPMPRIYIAPTASPNAFATGRNERHAAVCCTQGILQILNRRELRGVLGHELMHVYNHDILTSAIASAMATVITYLGYSLMYFGGGSRDRDNNSGAFGLIGVLLSAILAPIGASLIQMAISRTREFDADEDGSRLTGDPEALASALNKISYGAQTTPMRKTAATQSVSSMMIANPFSAQGFSKLFSTHPPTDERIARLMQMAQEMRGMPVQQSPYSTQVGY, from the coding sequence ATGAATGGGAAAATGCAGGTGCACGGCCACTACAACGGCCTGAAAACAACGCTGTTGTTCGCGTTGATGTGGGGCGTTATCATGCTGATTTGGTGGGCCACCGGCGGCCAGCGCAGCACGTTGAGCATCTACATCGTCATCGGATTGATCACCACATTCGGCTCGTACTGGTTTTCGGACAAGCTCGCCATCGCCTCGATGGGGGCGCGCGAGGTGTCCGAGCAGGAGGCCCCCGAAATCTACGCCATCGTCCGTGAGCTGAGCGCCACCGCGGGCAAGCCGATGCCGCGCATCTACATCGCCCCCACGGCCAGCCCCAACGCCTTCGCCACCGGCCGCAACGAGCGCCATGCCGCCGTCTGCTGCACGCAGGGCATCCTGCAGATCCTCAACCGGCGTGAGCTGCGCGGCGTGCTGGGACATGAGCTCATGCACGTCTACAACCACGACATCCTCACCTCGGCCATCGCCTCCGCCATGGCCACGGTGATCACCTATCTGGGTTATTCGCTGATGTATTTCGGCGGCGGCTCACGCGACCGCGACAACAATTCGGGCGCGTTCGGACTGATCGGCGTGCTGCTCAGCGCGATTCTCGCGCCGATCGGCGCCTCGCTTATCCAGATGGCGATCTCGCGCACCCGCGAATTCGACGCCGACGAGGACGGCAGCCGGCTCACCGGCGATCCGGAGGCTCTTGCCTCCGCGCTCAACAAAATCTCCTACGGCGCTCAGACCACGCCGATGCGCAAAACCGCCGCCACGCAGTCGGTCTCCTCGATGATGATCGCGAACCCCTTCTCCGCGCAGGGATTCTCCAAACTGTTCTCCACCCACCCGCCGACTGACGAGCGCATCGCGCGCCTGATGCAGATGGCGCAGGAGATGCGCGGCATGCCCGTGCAGCAGTCCCCCTACTCCACTCAGGTTGGCTACTAG